One genomic window of Carassius auratus strain Wakin chromosome 14, ASM336829v1, whole genome shotgun sequence includes the following:
- the LOC113113626 gene encoding protocadherin alpha-8-like, which yields MRKNFGDLTYTAMFGKMALTEGHILNVWIFFSAFLRFGIITDGQIVYSITEEVNPGTAIGNLAKDFNMNLQDIERRGFQIVSESNRRYFDLNLKTGVLHVKEKIDREELCEQNVKCSVPLEAIVNSPLNIYRFEVNVLDINDNPPLFRISKTTLNISESAFPGEQFALPSAFDADVGSNSVKSYKLSPNDHFSLDVQSGGDPSVSAELVLQKALDREKQPFVQLTLIAVDGGKPPRSGTMQIIVNVEDVNDNIPVFSKSLYKALVNENSPPGTPVVTVQASDPDEGVNGQIVYGLINQDNDKNVDSFSINPETGEITVKGDVDYERKNAVELRVQAKDKGHKPRAALCKVLLEIVDINDNVPKISVTSLVNSVKEDAPIDTMVGMITVTDSDAGKNGQVTLNIQGSAPFKVQKSYKNYYTLVVNGPLDREHASEYNVTITATDEGTPPLSSTSVITVHVSDVNDNAPRFPEPVINVYVKENSQTGAVIHTVSAFDPDVGDNARITYSLLESSKSGPVTSMININSESGDIHSLQSFNYEEIKTFYFKVQATDSGVPPLSSNVTVNVFILDENDNSPGILAPYSELGSVNTENIPYSADAGYFVAKIRAVDADSGYNALLSYHISEPKGNNLFRVGTSSGEIRTKRRMSDNDLKTHPLVILVCDNGEPSLSATVSIDVVVAESAGDVKTPFRHAPIKEESFSDLNLYLLIAIVCVSVIFFLSLISLIAVKCHRTDSSLDRYSAPMITTHPDGSWFYSKSAQQYDVCFSSDTLKSDVVVFPAQFPPADAELISINGGDTFTRTQTFPNKEKVR from the coding sequence ATGCGGAAGAATTTCGGTGATTTAACATACACGGCAATGTTTGGTAAAATGGCTTTAACAGAGGGACATATTTTGAACGTGTGGATATTTTTCAGTGCGTTTCTTCGATTCGGGATTATTACAGATGGGCAGATTGTTTATTCCATAACGGAGGAGGTAAACCCTGGCACGGCAATTGGAAATTTAGCTAAGGATTTTAACATGAATTTACAGGACATTGAAAGACGTGGATTTCAAATCGTTTCGGAATCCAACCGAAGGTATTTCGATTTGAATTTAAAGACGGGTGTTCTTCACGTTAAGGAGAAAATAGACCGAGAGGAGCTATGTGAGCAGAATGTGAAGTGTTCAGTACCTTTAGAAGCAATTGTTAACTCGCCTTTGAATATATATAGATTTGAGGTAAACGTACTAGATATTAATGATAATCCACCATTATTTCGTATATCAAAGACAACACTAAATATTTCAGAATCAGCTTTTCCAGGGGAGCAGTTCGCACTGCCGAGCGCGTTTGACGCAGATGTGGGCAGTAATTCGGTAAAGAGCTACAAACTGAGTCCGAATGACCACTTTTCTCTCGATGTTCAGAGCGGAGGAGATCCGAGTGTGTCTGCTGAATTAGTGCTGCAGAAAGCTTTAGATCGAGAAAAACAGCCATTTGTTCAGCTCACACTCATCGCTGTAGATGGAGGAAAACCTCCGAGATCAGGAACAATGCAAATAATTGTAAATGTTGAAGATGTTAACGACAACATTCCTGTTTTCAGTAAATCATTGTATAAAGCTCTCGTAAATGAAAACTCGCCACCCGGTACCCCTGTTGTTACAGTTCAGGCCAGTGACCCAGATGAGGGTGTAAATGGTCAGATTGTTTATGGTTTAATTAACCAagataatgataaaaatgtcGATTCATTTTCAATAAATCCTGAAACTGGCGAGATTACAGTGAAAGGTGATGTCGATTACGAAAGAAAAAATGCGGTGGAGCTCCGTGTGCAAGCAAAAGATAAAGGGCATAAACCTAGAGCCGCTCTTTGTAAAGTGCTACTGGAAATTGTTGACATTAACGATAATGTTCCAAAAATTTCTGTAACATCTTTGGTTAACAGTGTAAAAGAAGATGCTCCAATTGACACAATGGTTGGAATGATTACTGTAACTGATAGTGATGCTGGTAAAAACGGACAGGTAACTTTGAACATTCAGGGCTCTGCTCCTTTTAAAGTTCAGAAGTCGTACAAGAATTATTATACTTTAGTTGTTAACGGACCTCTAGACAGAGAGCACGCGTCTGAGTATAACGTGACTATCACAGCTACTGATGAAGGGACTCCGCCTCTCTCTAGCACCAGTGTCATTACTGTACACGTTTCtgatgtgaatgacaacgcgCCGCGCTTTCCAGAGCCCGTCATTAATGTTTATGTGAAAGAGAACAGTCAGACTGGAGCTGTTATTCATACAGTATCTGCTTTTGATCCTGATGTAGGTGATAATGCTCGGATAACGTATTCTTTACTAGAAAGCTCAAAAAGCGGCCCAGTAACATCCATGATCAACATAAACTCTGAGAGTGGAGATATACACAGTTTACAGTCGTTTAACTATGAagagataaaaacattttattttaaagttcagGCCACAGACTCTGGTGTTCCTCCGCTCAGCAGTAACGtgactgtcaatgtttttatcctgGATGAGAATGACAACAGTCCCGGGATTCTCGCGCCCTATTCCGAGCTCGGTTCCGTTAACACGGAGAACATTCCCTATTCTGCTGATGCGGGCTACTTTGTGGCCAAGATCAGGGCTGTAGATGCAGATTCTGGTTACAATGCGCTGCTGTCTTACCACATCTCTGAACCCAAAGGAAACAATCTGTTCCGAGTCGGAACCAGCAGCGGGGAGATCAGGACTAAGAGGAGAATGAGTGACAATGACCTGAAAACTCACCCGCTGGTCATTTTGGTTTGTGATAATGGAGAGCCCTCACTGTCAGCGACTGTGTCTATTGATGTTGTGGTTGCTGAAAGCGCAGGTGACGTCAAGACTCCGTTCAGACACGCGCCGATAAAGGAGGAGAGTTTCTCGGATTTAAATCTGTATTTGCTGATCGCCATTGTGTGCGTGTCCGTCATCTTTTTCCTGAGTCTCATCAGTTTGATAGCTGTAAAATGCCACAGGACAGACAGCAGTTTGGACAGGTACAGCGCCCCGATGATCACCACTCACCCTGATGGGAGCTGGTTTTACTCCAAATCTGCTCAGCAGTATGACGTGTGTTTTAGCTCCGACACACTGAAGAGTGACGTAGTGGTTTTCCCTGCGCAATTTCCGCCTGCAGATGCAGAACTGATCAGTATTAATGGAGGAGACACTTTTACAAGAACACAAACATTTCCTAATAAAGAAAAG
- the LOC113114334 gene encoding protocadherin alpha-8-like has translation MANSLRKRNILWIYVTVFFFLPMISYGQTVYSVLEEASPGTTVGNIVKDLNLNLQELENRGFQIASGPNKRYFDVNLKTGILHMKDKVDREELCGHSLKCTLELEAIVNMPLNMHRFEVNVLDINDNSPTFHSSSLQINVSEAAFIGERYSLPNAFDADVGSNSVKSYKLSPNEHFSLDVQSGGEQSVSAELVLQKGLDREKQPVLQLTLTAVDGGKSPKSGTINIIVNIIDVNDNIPVFTKSLYKARIPENASIGTSVITVNARDADAGLNGEIVYSFIKHVNDKNIESFAINQISGEITVHGKLDHESNNGIEIRVQARDKGSTPRVAHCKVLVEILDVNDNIPEISVTSLVNVVREDSPKGTMVGLITVKDDDSGENGSVKLKIIDPLPFLLQNTYKNKYSLIVDGPLDRERASEYNVTISATDEGTPPLSSTSVITVHVSDVNDNAPRFPEPVINVYVKENSQIGAVIQTVSAFDPDVGDNARITYSLLESSKSGPVTSMININSENGDIHSLQSFNYEEIKTFEFKVQATDSGAPPLSSNVTVNVFILDENDNSPGILAPYSELGSVNTENIPYSADAGYFVAKIRAVDADSGYNALLSYHISEPKGNNLFRVGTSSGEIRTKRRMSDNDLKTHPLIILVCDNGEPSLSATVSIDVVVVESAGDVKTPFRHAPIKEESFSDLNLYLLIAIVCVSVIFFLSLVSLIAVKCHRTDSSWDRYSAPMITTHPDGSWSYSKSAQQYDVCFSSDTLKSDVVVFPAPFPPADAELISINGGDTFTRTQTLPNKEKVRYFFIKSDGNAFSSSLWFRADASSFEFFLLGVFVFSILRLRGGNYESLSFM, from the exons ATGGCGAATTCACTAAGGAAACGAAATATATTGTGGATATAtgtgactgtattttttttccttccgATGATATCTTACGGTCAGACTGTGTATTCTGTGTTGGAGGAGGCCAGTCCAGGGACTACAGTTGGCAATATAGTAAAAGATTTAAACCTTAATTTGCAAGAACTGGAAAACCGTGGATTTCAGATTGCTTCTGGGCCCAACAAGAGGTATTTTGATGTTAATTTGAAAACTGGAATACTTCATATGAAAGACAAAGTAGACAGAGAGGAGCTATGTGGACATAGCTTAAAATGTACTTTAGAATTGGAAGCCATTGTTAATATGCCATTAAACATGCATCGGTTTGAAGTAAATGTATTGGACATAAACGATAATTCTCCCACATTTCACTCTTcatctttacaaataaatgtatctgAAGCTGCATTTATAGGGGAAAGGTATTCATTACCAAATGCGTTTGACGCAGATGTGGGCAGTAATTCGGTAAAGAGCTACAAACTGAGTCCAAATGAACATTTTTCTCTCGATGTTCAGAGCGGAGGAGAACAGAGTGTGTCTGCTGAATTAGTGCTACAGAAAGGTTTAGATCGAGAGAAACAGCCTGTTCTCCAGCTCACACTGACCGCTGTAGACGGAGGAAAATCTCCAAAATCCggaacaataaatataattgtaaatatcatAGATGTGAACGATAATATTCCTGTTTTCACAAAGTCACTTTACAAAGCGCGAATTCCAGAAAATGCTTCCATTGGAACTTCCGTTATCACTGTAAACGCGAGAGATGCAGACGCTGGTCTAAATGGAGAAATTGTCTATTCTTTTATTAAACAtgttaatgataaaaatatagaGTCGTTTGCAATCAATCAAATATCTGGTGAAATAACAGTACATGGTAAATTAGACCACGAGTCAAACAATGGTATAGAAATTCGGGTTCAAGCGAGAGACAAAGGCTCGACACCAAGAGTAGCTCATTGTAAAGTATTGGTCGAAATATTGGACGTTAACGACAATATTCCTGAAATATCTGTAACTTCTCTTGTTAATGTTGTGAGGGAGGATTCGCCGAAGGGGACAATGGTCGGTCTAATTACAGTAAAAGATGACGATTCTGGCGAAAATGGATCtgtaaaattgaaaataattgaCCCCCTTCCGTTTCTATTACAAAACACTTATAAGAATAAATATTCTCTGATTGTAGACGGTCCTTTAGACCGAGAGCGCGCGTCTGAGTATAACGTGACTATCTCAGCTACTGATGAAGGGACTCCGCCTCTCTCTAGCACCAGTGTCATTACTGTACACGTTTCtgatgtgaatgacaacgcgCCGCGCTTTCCAGAGCCCGTCATTAATGTTTATGTGAAAGAGAACAGTCAGATTGGAGCTGTTATTCAGACAGTATCTGCTTTTGATCCTGATGTAGGTGATAATGCTCGGATAACATATTCTTTACTAGAAAGCTCAAAAAGCGGCCCAGTAACATCCATGATCAACATAAACTCTGAGAATGGAGATATACACAGTTTACAGTCGTTTAACTATGAAGAGATAAAAACGTTTGAGTTCAAAGTTCAGGCCACAGACTCTGGTGCTCCTCCGCTCAGCAGTAACGtgactgtcaatgtttttatcctgGATGAGAATGACAACAGTCCCGGGATTCTCGCGCCCTATTCCGAGCTCGGTTCCGTTAACACGGAGAACATTCCCTATTCTGCTGATGCGGGCTACTTTGTGGCCAAGATCAGGGCTGTAGATGCAGATTCTGGTTACAATGCGCTGCTGTCTTACCACATCTCTGAACCCAAAGGAAACAATCTGTTCCGAGTCGGAACCAGCAGCGGGGAGATCAGGACTAAGAGGAGAATGAGTGACAATGACCTGAAAACTCACCCGCTGATCATTTTGGTTTGTGATAACGGAGAGCCCTCACTGTCAGCGACTGTGTCTATTGATGTTGTGGTTGTTGAAAGCGCAGGTGACGTCAAGACTCCGTTCAGACACGCGCCGATAAAGGAGGAGAGTTTCTCGGATTTAAATCTGTATTTGCTGATCGCCATTGTGTGCGTGTCCGTCATCTTTTTCCTGAGTCTCGTCAGTTTGATAGCTGTAAAATGCCACAGGACAGACAGCAGTTGGGACAGGTACAGTGCCCCGATGATCACCACTCACCCTGATGGGAGCTGGTCTTACTCCAAATCTGCTCAGCAGTATGACGTATGTTTTAGCTCCGACACACTGAAGAGTGACGTAGTGGTTTTCCCTGCGCCATTTCCGCCTGCAGATGCAGAACTGATCAGTATTAATGGAGGAGATACTTTTACAAGAACACAAACACTTCCTAATAAAGAAAaggtaagatatttttttattaaaagtgatGGAAACGCATTTTCCTCTTCACTGTGGTTTAGAGCTGATGCCTCTTCTTTTGAATTCTTCTTGCTGGGTGTCtttgttttttcaattttaagATTGAGGGGAGGAAATTATGAATCACTATCTTTTa TGTGA